The genomic segment GACTCAGATTGCGGCAACAACACCAGCGAAAACTACATCAGCCGGCAGAATTCGACTTAGCGGTACCACACCGGATTGGATACGCCGCAAAGCCACCAGAACCACAGCAGGAAAGATTTCTGCGACTCTTCTGCTGAACACCACCGCTAATCAGTCCGCAATACAGAAAACGGAACAGTGGTTAGAATCTTCAGGCATCAACGTCACTGAACAGCACCATTCAATTCATGCGATAAGCATCAACGGGACAAGAGCTGATTTTGCTCAAGCGTTCAATACTGAGTTCGTTTCACAAACAATCGATGGTCATACAGCTGTTGCACCCGCTACTGATTTATCCGTGCCAAGCTATCTTTCAGCCGTTGAAAGCGTCACCGGTCTGGTAGATACTGATGCGGCAGTCCCCACCACCACAGGAAGCAGTCAAGACACCGGCACCGCAAGTGACGATTGCGCGTCGTATTGGGGAGAAAAACTCACCAGTGCTTGGCCAGCCAATATTATGGTGAAATACCGCTCTAATGCACTCTGTGGATACAATCCTCAACAGCTACGAGCAATTCATCAGCTGCCAGCATCGTCCACGGGTGAAGGAGCAACAATCGCCATCGTCGCAGCCTATGATGACAACACAGTTGAAGCCAACACCAATACATATTTTGCACAAAGCGATGCACAAGTATTCCGATCAGGCCAATACACACATCATGCACCTGCATCTCCCGACGAATCACGTTGCGGAGGATCGGCCGCATGGACCACGGAACAACACCTTGATGTCCAAGCAGCCCACGCAATCGCTCCGGACGCGAATATCGAATACTGGGGTGCTAACGACTGCTCAACGAATAGTTTGTACTTGCGAATCCTAGACGCAGTGGAATCCAAGAACACTCCTGATGTTATCTCGCTATCCTTCGGGGCTCAGGAAGAACTCGACACCGCAGGTGATCGTTCTCTGCTAAATCGCATACTCGTAGAGGCAGCATCTCGAGATATTTCCGTATTCGCATCAACCGGCAATGATGGCGACTACAGCAATTCAGGCGATCACCAGGAAAGGTCTGATGTAGCATCACCCGCCTCAAGCCCATATGTAACAGCAGTCGGCGGCACCAGCACCGGTCTAGATGCTCACAACCATATCGAAGTTGAATCAGGATGGGAGACACAAACGCGCTTCGCGCACAACGGAGCAATTATTCCTCCCGGTTTTCTTTATGGTGCTGGTGGCGGAGAATCCAAATATTATGCTCGCCCAAGTTGGCAAAAAAATCTTGCTCAAGACGGTGATGGACGTTTAATGCCCGATGTCTCATCTCTCGCCGACCCCAACACCGGTTTTATTGTCTACTCACCATCTAACGGTAAAGCCACCTATGAGTCTCACGGTGGCACAAGCCTTGCCACACCAATGGTCGCTGCAACTGTTGCGCTTGCAAAAGCACAAACAGGAAGAAAAATTGGTTTGGCCGCACCTTCTCTGTATGCCATGTCAGGCACCAAGGCATTACGCGACGTGCAACATGCATCTGCTGCAACTTGGTATCGACGTAGCGCATCAACCGGCCAGCTGTGGTTAGAGACCATCTACATGTGGGACACCAAACCACAGAGCCTACAGACCTCAG from the Bifidobacterium sp. genome contains:
- a CDS encoding S53 family peptidase; the protein is MRLSRPITAGLLCLATTAALLIAQGNATESVARTTQTLTQIAATTPAKTTSAGRIRLSGTTPDWIRRKATRTTAGKISATLLLNTTANQSAIQKTEQWLESSGINVTEQHHSIHAISINGTRADFAQAFNTEFVSQTIDGHTAVAPATDLSVPSYLSAVESVTGLVDTDAAVPTTTGSSQDTGTASDDCASYWGEKLTSAWPANIMVKYRSNALCGYNPQQLRAIHQLPASSTGEGATIAIVAAYDDNTVEANTNTYFAQSDAQVFRSGQYTHHAPASPDESRCGGSAAWTTEQHLDVQAAHAIAPDANIEYWGANDCSTNSLYLRILDAVESKNTPDVISLSFGAQEELDTAGDRSLLNRILVEAASRDISVFASTGNDGDYSNSGDHQERSDVASPASSPYVTAVGGTSTGLDAHNHIEVESGWETQTRFAHNGAIIPPGFLYGAGGGESKYYARPSWQKNLAQDGDGRLMPDVSSLADPNTGFIVYSPSNGKATYESHGGTSLATPMVAATVALAKAQTGRKIGLAAPSLYAMSGTKALRDVQHASAATWYRRSASTGQLWLETIYMWDTKPQSLQTSAGWDPVTGVGVPNGSTFINNFGAQQ